One genomic region from Nocardioides plantarum encodes:
- a CDS encoding HNH endonuclease signature motif containing protein, whose translation MPAALADTAVTPALLLDEVRRARAAAEAAEARIMELAVEWAHAHPVLEGGEGWQITTATGVAYSEVDGTALALDPTDPAAEELVEWCGIPPVAWDAPAAFAAANKMFTAAGKRLIRDALILHHRLPRTWARVTGGEVPAWRARRVAEAVLAAPADVVAYVDDQIAPVVGTIGTVTLDQVVERAMTLLHAEAREADQACATESHEVRFHGDAQPDGTAELFARGDYKDLHDLHQTLTHVAAALKAAGDDTDLDVRRARALGILADPAQALALLAGREAPTLSKQAVLYLHLTDLALLGLDPVALNDTTRHAMLTAQVRDWLARTDTHVVVKPVLDLAEDLHTESYAIPTRLREQTQLLHPTCVFPFCTRPSRRCDLDHIDAWDSDPENPGGATCSHNLAPLCRHHHRLKTHTPWTYRRLDTRLFLWTDPHGIHYLRDHASTSLVDRTVEDADGYPAGDTPTG comes from the coding sequence ATGCCCGCCGCCCTCGCCGACACCGCCGTGACCCCGGCGCTGCTGCTCGACGAGGTCCGCCGTGCCCGCGCTGCGGCCGAGGCCGCCGAAGCCCGGATCATGGAGCTCGCGGTCGAGTGGGCCCACGCCCACCCCGTCCTCGAGGGTGGTGAGGGGTGGCAGATCACCACGGCCACTGGCGTGGCCTACAGCGAGGTCGACGGCACCGCTCTGGCGTTGGACCCCACCGACCCCGCGGCTGAGGAGCTGGTCGAGTGGTGCGGCATCCCCCCGGTGGCCTGGGATGCCCCCGCGGCGTTCGCTGCGGCCAACAAGATGTTCACCGCCGCCGGCAAACGCCTGATCCGTGACGCGTTGATCCTGCACCACCGCCTGCCCCGGACCTGGGCGCGTGTGACCGGTGGTGAGGTCCCCGCGTGGCGGGCGCGTCGGGTCGCTGAGGCTGTGCTGGCCGCCCCGGCCGATGTGGTGGCCTACGTCGATGACCAGATCGCCCCCGTGGTCGGCACCATCGGCACCGTCACCCTGGACCAGGTCGTGGAACGAGCCATGACCCTGCTGCACGCCGAGGCCCGCGAGGCCGACCAAGCCTGCGCCACCGAGTCCCACGAGGTCCGCTTCCACGGTGACGCCCAACCCGACGGCACCGCCGAGCTGTTCGCCCGCGGGGACTACAAAGACCTCCACGACCTCCACCAGACCCTCACCCACGTCGCTGCAGCCCTCAAGGCCGCCGGCGACGACACCGACCTCGACGTACGCCGCGCCCGCGCCCTGGGGATCCTGGCCGACCCCGCCCAAGCCCTCGCCCTGCTCGCCGGCCGCGAGGCGCCCACGCTGTCCAAGCAGGCCGTGCTCTACCTGCACCTGACCGACCTGGCCCTGCTCGGCCTGGACCCCGTCGCCCTCAACGACACCACCCGCCACGCGATGCTCACCGCCCAGGTCCGCGACTGGCTGGCCCGCACCGACACCCACGTCGTGGTCAAGCCCGTCCTCGACCTCGCCGAGGACCTCCACACCGAGTCCTACGCCATCCCCACCCGGCTACGTGAGCAGACCCAGCTCCTGCATCCCACCTGCGTGTTCCCCTTCTGCACCCGACCCTCCCGACGCTGCGACCTCGACCACATCGATGCCTGGGACAGCGACCCGGAAAACCCGGGCGGGGCGACCTGCTCGCACAACCTCGCTCCCCTGTGCCGACATCACCACCGACTCAAGACCCACACCCCCTGGACCTACCGACGCCTCGACACCCGACTCTTCCTGTGGACCGACCCCCACGGGATCCACTACCTCCGCGACCACGCCAGCACGTCCCTCGTCGACCGCACCGTCGAGGACGCAGACGGCTACCCGGCAGGCGACACGCCCACCGGGTAG
- a CDS encoding class F sortase, with the protein MTSRTRPLPFALLILALVVGALTLLVAPPGGAPPATASPPASQRDDRPLDPPSHRRVDKDDCRRIDPNLVRGACLRYSTAQGSGLTWIGTYRAPDGRIFFCIDYLYDSRLPRRAERVSTAWLVNQLGRRVGDPEVAALNYVVSTWAARGSTGSDDRDAAIALIVREVMGDGTRPGGLVVYPGGLEVGETVRPPVGGIDARTLGLAQSMWRAGSAFRGPWRLRVDLVGTGPVRVGQVRSYRVAVRSAAGRSVPGVRVRWQCWGPTTCPRPVTTGTRTTVVRLRPTDIGRFRVVARVSGPASDAVLYRQRGWSTHGGSTARAAGVQRGWIAQSNTAVASVTASTRVEKAQPAIMTKTSHAVVRPGAAIHDAVAVKNLPPGYRGVVVAELHGPFAKQPGPGDCSRWTRAGRVSKRVTVDGTYDTPSVVVRAVGYYTWVQRLPGDLDTLPVTTPCGLRVETTRVLPRTPRITTVVSDQRAVVGARIHDTVRLRGLAADDTVTVRWRLHGPLAPAAGRSCARLRWSRAAVAGSGSMTVTGSRDRRTPSVVVRRAGCYTYSQEVLATPLTEAATSPPGLATETSLVVRRTPHITTVVSDQRALVGDRIHDTVRLTGLAWNDTVTVRWRLYGPIAPASSRSCAGLRWSGAPVAGSGATRVTGSRVFHTASVLLERPGCYTYSQRAVATATTNEAASPPGLTRESSLVTRPVTPVVPEVPTGRSTSGLAPRAAVVMAAPEASPYVPQRRVEPRWLDSDYRLPASHRAEPRAGRGGTLTVSRVGIRLTVASVGLDGGGAIAVPDQRSRIGWLRTTAAHGDLIGASVLSGHVSGRPGEMGALRGVRRGDVVRWTNPSGRVERFEVRSMRRYPRTRGVPAELFRTNGQRLVHLITCTTPRRMPNGRLHYVDNLVVTAVRLG; encoded by the coding sequence ATGACCTCTCGGACCCGTCCCCTTCCCTTTGCCCTCCTGATCCTGGCGCTCGTCGTCGGCGCCCTGACGCTGCTCGTCGCGCCACCCGGCGGCGCACCGCCGGCCACGGCCTCGCCACCGGCGAGCCAGCGCGACGACCGTCCGCTCGACCCGCCGAGTCATCGCCGGGTCGACAAGGACGACTGCCGTCGCATCGACCCCAACCTGGTGCGCGGCGCTTGCCTGCGCTACTCCACGGCACAGGGCAGCGGACTGACCTGGATCGGCACCTACCGGGCGCCCGACGGCCGGATCTTCTTCTGCATCGACTACCTCTACGACTCGCGGCTGCCCCGACGGGCCGAACGGGTGTCGACGGCCTGGCTGGTCAACCAACTGGGCCGCCGCGTCGGCGACCCGGAGGTCGCGGCGCTCAACTACGTCGTCTCGACCTGGGCCGCGCGGGGCTCGACCGGCAGCGACGACCGCGACGCCGCGATCGCGCTGATCGTGCGTGAGGTGATGGGTGACGGCACCCGCCCCGGTGGGCTCGTCGTCTATCCCGGCGGCCTCGAGGTGGGCGAGACCGTGCGGCCGCCGGTCGGTGGCATCGACGCCAGGACCCTCGGTCTGGCGCAGTCGATGTGGCGGGCGGGCTCGGCGTTCCGCGGCCCCTGGCGGCTGCGGGTCGACCTCGTGGGGACCGGCCCGGTCCGGGTCGGCCAGGTGCGCAGCTACCGGGTGGCCGTCAGGTCGGCTGCGGGACGGTCCGTGCCCGGCGTACGCGTGCGGTGGCAGTGCTGGGGGCCGACGACCTGCCCGCGTCCGGTGACGACCGGGACCCGGACGACGGTGGTCCGGCTGCGTCCCACCGACATCGGACGCTTCCGGGTGGTGGCGCGCGTGAGCGGACCCGCGTCCGACGCCGTGCTCTACCGCCAGCGCGGCTGGTCGACGCACGGCGGCTCGACCGCCCGGGCAGCCGGGGTGCAGCGCGGCTGGATCGCGCAGTCCAACACCGCGGTCGCCTCCGTCACCGCCTCGACCCGCGTCGAGAAGGCGCAGCCCGCGATCATGACGAAGACCTCCCACGCCGTGGTGCGGCCCGGCGCCGCCATCCACGACGCCGTCGCCGTCAAGAACCTCCCGCCGGGCTACCGCGGCGTCGTCGTGGCGGAGCTGCACGGACCGTTCGCGAAGCAACCCGGCCCCGGTGACTGCAGCAGGTGGACCCGGGCGGGCCGGGTCAGCAAGCGGGTCACGGTCGACGGCACCTACGACACCCCGTCGGTCGTCGTGCGCGCGGTCGGCTACTACACCTGGGTGCAGCGCCTGCCCGGCGACCTCGACACGCTTCCCGTGACGACGCCGTGCGGGCTGCGCGTCGAGACGACCCGCGTCCTGCCCCGCACTCCCCGCATCACCACGGTCGTCTCCGACCAGCGCGCGGTGGTCGGCGCGCGGATCCACGACACCGTCCGGCTGCGCGGACTCGCAGCCGACGACACGGTCACCGTGCGGTGGCGCCTGCACGGCCCGCTCGCCCCCGCCGCTGGCCGGTCGTGCGCCCGCCTGCGCTGGTCGCGCGCCGCGGTTGCCGGGTCGGGCTCGATGACGGTGACCGGCAGCCGCGACCGCCGGACGCCGTCGGTCGTCGTACGCCGGGCCGGTTGCTACACCTACAGCCAGGAGGTGCTCGCGACCCCGCTCACCGAGGCCGCGACGTCGCCGCCGGGGCTCGCCACCGAGACGTCGCTGGTCGTCCGCCGTACCCCGCACATCACCACCGTCGTCTCGGACCAGCGGGCGCTCGTCGGCGACCGCATCCACGACACCGTCCGGCTCACCGGCCTGGCGTGGAACGACACCGTCACGGTGCGGTGGCGGCTCTACGGGCCCATCGCCCCCGCCTCCAGCCGGTCGTGCGCCGGACTCCGTTGGTCGGGTGCACCGGTCGCCGGATCCGGTGCGACGAGGGTGACCGGCAGCAGGGTCTTCCACACGGCGTCCGTGCTCCTCGAGCGGCCCGGCTGCTACACCTACAGCCAGCGCGCTGTCGCGACGGCGACCACGAACGAGGCGGCCTCGCCGCCGGGACTCACCCGTGAGTCGTCGCTGGTGACCCGACCGGTCACGCCCGTCGTGCCGGAGGTCCCGACCGGTCGCTCGACGTCCGGCCTCGCGCCGCGTGCGGCCGTCGTCATGGCGGCACCGGAGGCGTCGCCGTACGTGCCGCAGCGCCGTGTCGAGCCCCGCTGGCTCGACAGCGACTACCGCCTGCCCGCGTCCCACCGGGCCGAGCCGAGGGCCGGGCGTGGCGGCACGCTCACGGTCAGCCGCGTCGGCATCCGCCTCACGGTCGCCTCGGTCGGTCTCGACGGCGGGGGCGCCATCGCCGTACCCGACCAGCGCAGCCGCATCGGCTGGCTGCGCACCACCGCCGCCCACGGCGACCTGATCGGCGCCTCGGTGCTGTCCGGTCACGTCTCGGGACGGCCGGGGGAGATGGGCGCGCTGCGAGGCGTACGCCGCGGCGACGTCGTGCGCTGGACCAACCCGTCCGGTCGGGTGGAGCGCTTCGAGGTGCGCTCCATGAGGCGCTACCCACGCACCCGGGGAGTGCCGGCTGAGCTGTTCCGGACCAACGGCCAGCGCCTGGTGCACCTGATCACCTGCACCACCCCGCGGCGGATGCCCAACGGACGCCTGCACTACGTCGACAACCTGGTGGTGACGGCGGTGCGGCTGGGCTGA
- a CDS encoding gamma-glutamyltransferase: MSSSRRGIAVAAPSEVAAEAAEQVGHAGGNAVDAALAAALVAMVNEVGIVSLSSGGFVTVQPARDAAAYTVDGWMDVPGRGLSEEQRHAARTWDVSTEYGGGVDITIGPGSVATHGSVAAFGEAHARDGRLPWREVVAPAIAVARGGFRLGSASRYYLDHVRDDIFGWDDASRTALASDLLVVPDLAESLEQIAEDPRAMHEGDLADAISRDVLARGGLLGPADLAAYRPVVRPSLTSRLGAWTLATTPPPSVGGVVVTAILRLLDGWSPDAPDAAARLVDAQRRVLGHRLDVLDHSTDLQADSSAYLRTLGGLTESGSTAHVSAVDSDGLACAVTVSSGYGSGMIAAGTGIWLDNCLGEQELNARGLHGSPPGTRLLSNMAPTVVRHDDGSTLAIGSPGADRITTAITQVLARYVAGVGLQDAVGHPRVHVHRAGRADEVVRQETEPTMYFGGVGAALVRADGRLLAAADPRREGAVRIVPA; this comes from the coding sequence ATGTCGTCATCCCGGCGCGGAATCGCCGTCGCCGCCCCCAGCGAGGTCGCCGCCGAGGCCGCCGAGCAGGTCGGGCACGCCGGCGGCAACGCCGTGGACGCCGCCCTGGCGGCCGCGCTCGTCGCGATGGTCAACGAGGTCGGCATCGTGTCACTCAGCTCGGGTGGCTTCGTGACGGTCCAGCCGGCGCGCGACGCCGCGGCGTACACCGTCGACGGCTGGATGGACGTCCCCGGCCGCGGCCTGAGCGAGGAGCAACGGCATGCGGCGCGCACCTGGGACGTCTCCACCGAGTACGGCGGCGGGGTCGACATCACGATCGGCCCGGGCTCCGTGGCGACGCACGGGTCGGTCGCGGCGTTCGGCGAGGCGCACGCCCGCGACGGGCGGCTGCCCTGGCGCGAGGTGGTGGCCCCCGCGATCGCGGTCGCGCGCGGCGGGTTCCGGCTCGGGTCCGCGTCGCGCTACTACCTCGACCACGTGCGCGACGACATCTTCGGCTGGGACGACGCCAGTCGCACCGCGCTGGCCTCCGACCTGCTCGTCGTCCCCGACCTGGCGGAGTCCCTCGAGCAGATCGCCGAGGACCCCCGGGCGATGCACGAGGGCGACCTCGCCGACGCGATCAGCCGTGACGTGCTGGCCCGCGGCGGGCTGCTGGGGCCGGCCGACCTGGCGGCGTACCGCCCGGTGGTGCGCCCGTCCCTCACCTCGCGCCTCGGCGCCTGGACCCTGGCCACGACTCCCCCGCCCTCGGTCGGCGGCGTGGTCGTGACCGCGATCCTGCGCCTGCTCGACGGCTGGTCGCCCGACGCACCCGACGCGGCCGCGCGTCTGGTCGACGCCCAGCGCCGGGTGCTCGGGCACCGACTCGACGTGCTGGACCACAGCACCGACCTGCAGGCCGACTCGTCGGCGTACCTGCGCACGCTCGGCGGGCTGACCGAGTCGGGCTCGACCGCCCACGTCTCGGCCGTCGACTCCGACGGGCTCGCCTGCGCGGTCACGGTGTCCTCCGGATACGGCTCCGGGATGATCGCCGCCGGCACCGGCATCTGGCTCGACAACTGCCTTGGCGAGCAGGAGCTCAACGCACGCGGCCTGCACGGCAGCCCCCCGGGCACCCGACTGCTGTCCAACATGGCCCCGACCGTCGTGCGGCACGACGACGGCTCGACACTCGCGATCGGCTCGCCCGGCGCCGACCGGATCACGACCGCGATCACCCAGGTGCTCGCGAGGTACGTCGCCGGAGTCGGCCTGCAGGACGCCGTCGGGCACCCGCGCGTGCACGTCCACCGGGCCGGTCGCGCCGACGAGGTCGTGCGCCAGGAAACCGAGCCGACGATGTACTTCGGCGGCGTCGGTGCCGCCCTGGTGCGAGCCGACGGCCGGCTGCTGGCGGCCGCCGATCCCCGCCGCGAAGGGGCGGTGCGGATCGTCCCGGCGTAG
- a CDS encoding dual specificity protein phosphatase family protein, whose product MSDLPTLDLANASFVTPRLAVGGDLDQWDDELAHRQLGELLAHGVTHVVDVRIEADDQALVRRLSDRVSYLWHGMDDVGQRVPPAWFETAVSWVEEALEDPDAVVLSHCHMGINRGPSLGYAVLLAQGVDVVEAIALIRAARPIAAVAYAEDALRWWHRRSGATSAQRRSDRARLRAWREENPLDVVRIIAQRRRAEGD is encoded by the coding sequence GTGAGCGACCTGCCGACCCTCGACCTGGCCAACGCGTCCTTCGTGACGCCGCGGCTCGCGGTGGGTGGTGACCTCGACCAGTGGGACGACGAGCTCGCCCACCGCCAGCTCGGGGAGCTGCTGGCCCATGGCGTCACGCACGTGGTCGACGTACGGATCGAGGCCGACGACCAGGCCCTCGTACGACGGCTGAGCGACCGGGTCAGCTACCTGTGGCACGGCATGGACGACGTGGGTCAGCGGGTGCCGCCGGCGTGGTTCGAGACGGCGGTCAGCTGGGTCGAGGAGGCGCTCGAGGACCCGGACGCGGTCGTGCTGAGCCACTGCCACATGGGCATCAACCGCGGGCCGTCACTCGGCTACGCGGTGCTGCTCGCGCAGGGTGTCGACGTCGTCGAGGCGATCGCGCTGATCCGGGCGGCGCGTCCCATCGCGGCCGTCGCGTACGCCGAGGACGCACTGCGCTGGTGGCACCGACGTTCCGGTGCCACCAGCGCGCAGCGGCGGTCGGACCGCGCTCGGCTCAGGGCCTGGCGCGAGGAGAACCCGCTCGACGTCGTACGGATCATCGCCCAGCGGCGACGGGCCGAGGGCGACTGA
- a CDS encoding vitamin B12-dependent ribonucleotide reductase produces the protein MTETVNAASQTSGGTGKGLTLERVFSTPGVHPYDELTWERRDVVQTNWKTGATVFEQRGVEYPDTWSVNASTIVTTKYFRGAVGTDVREWSLKQLIDRIVVTYTKAGVDHGYFATPADAEVFEHELTWLLVNQYFSFNSPVWFNVGTQSPQQVSACFILSVDDSMDSILNWYKEEGFIFKGGSGAGLNLSRIRSSKELLSSGGTASGPVSFMRGADASAGTIKSGGATRRAAKMVVLDVDHPDIVEFVETKAKEEDKIRALRDAGFDMDLGGVDITSVQYQNANNSVRVSDEFMRAVEDGTDFALRGRKNGEEIERVDARDLFRKISEAAWACADPGLQYDDTINDWHTNPETGRITASNPCSEYMSLDNSSCNLASLNLLKFLKDDDTFDAALFAKAVEFIITAMDISICFADFPTEPIGKTTRDYRQLGIGYANLGALLMAMGLGYDSDGGRAMAATITSLMTGQSYKRSAELAAIVGPYAGYARNAEAHQRVMRKHQAANDTIRTLAIADSGVHKLATQAWADVVELGKANGFRNAQASVLAPTGTIGFMMDCDTTGIEPDFSLVKFKKLVGGGSMQIVNQTIPRALRKMGYQPEQVEAIVAFIGENGHVIDAPGLRQEHYEVFDTAMGARSLKPMGHVRMMAACQPFLSGAISKTVNLPESATVAEIEDVYLQSWKLGLKATAVYRDNCKVGQPLSDGGGTAKKDAADAAEAAAAVETKVIEKVVYAPTRKRLPKSRASRTTSFTVGGAEGYMTSGAHDDGQLGEVFLKLGKQGSTLAGVMDAFSIAVSIGLQYGVPLETYVSKFTNLRFEPAGLTDDPDVRMAQSLMDYVFRRLALDYLDFDARSMLGIYSASERQRHLETGSYDLPPEETGNASELIESGVTLVESTSVADPAETDEVVETKDTHGAEQREIPAQVHQGKAHTSAELLEQLTGTAVDSPLCMTCGTKMRPAGSCYVCEGCGSTSGCS, from the coding sequence ATGACCGAGACCGTCAACGCCGCCAGCCAGACCAGCGGCGGCACCGGCAAGGGGCTCACCCTCGAGCGGGTCTTCAGCACCCCGGGCGTGCACCCCTACGACGAGCTCACCTGGGAGCGCCGCGACGTCGTCCAGACCAACTGGAAGACCGGCGCCACCGTCTTCGAGCAGCGCGGGGTCGAATACCCCGACACCTGGTCGGTCAACGCCTCGACGATCGTGACGACCAAGTACTTCCGCGGTGCCGTCGGCACCGACGTGCGCGAGTGGAGCCTCAAGCAGCTCATCGACCGGATCGTGGTGACCTACACCAAGGCCGGCGTCGACCACGGCTACTTCGCGACCCCGGCCGACGCCGAGGTCTTCGAGCACGAGCTCACCTGGCTCCTGGTCAACCAGTACTTCTCCTTCAACAGCCCCGTCTGGTTCAACGTCGGCACCCAGTCGCCGCAGCAGGTCTCGGCCTGCTTCATCCTCTCGGTCGACGACTCGATGGACTCGATCCTCAACTGGTACAAGGAAGAGGGCTTCATCTTCAAGGGCGGCTCCGGCGCCGGCCTCAACCTCTCCCGCATCCGCTCGTCCAAGGAGCTGCTCTCCAGCGGCGGCACGGCCTCGGGCCCGGTCTCCTTCATGCGCGGCGCCGACGCCTCGGCCGGCACCATCAAGTCCGGTGGCGCCACGCGCCGTGCGGCCAAGATGGTCGTCCTCGACGTCGACCACCCCGACATCGTGGAGTTCGTCGAGACCAAGGCCAAGGAGGAGGACAAGATCCGCGCCCTGCGCGACGCCGGATTCGACATGGACCTGGGCGGGGTCGACATCACCTCCGTCCAGTACCAGAACGCCAACAACTCGGTGCGTGTCTCCGACGAGTTCATGCGCGCCGTCGAGGACGGCACCGACTTCGCGCTGCGTGGCCGCAAGAACGGCGAGGAGATCGAGCGCGTCGACGCCCGCGACCTGTTCCGCAAGATCAGTGAGGCCGCGTGGGCCTGCGCCGACCCGGGTCTGCAGTACGACGACACCATCAACGACTGGCACACCAACCCCGAGACCGGTCGGATCACCGCGTCCAACCCGTGCTCCGAATACATGTCGCTCGACAACTCCTCGTGCAACCTGGCCTCGCTCAACCTGCTCAAGTTCCTCAAGGACGACGACACCTTCGACGCCGCCCTGTTCGCCAAGGCCGTCGAGTTCATCATCACCGCGATGGACATCTCGATCTGCTTCGCCGACTTCCCGACCGAGCCGATTGGCAAGACCACCCGCGACTACCGCCAGCTCGGCATCGGCTACGCCAACCTCGGCGCGCTGCTGATGGCGATGGGTCTGGGCTACGACTCCGACGGCGGCCGCGCGATGGCGGCGACCATCACCTCGCTGATGACCGGCCAGTCCTACAAGCGCTCGGCCGAGCTCGCCGCGATCGTGGGTCCCTACGCCGGCTACGCCCGCAACGCCGAGGCCCACCAGCGCGTGATGCGCAAGCACCAGGCGGCCAACGACACCATCCGCACCCTCGCGATCGCCGACAGCGGCGTGCACAAGCTCGCCACCCAGGCCTGGGCCGACGTCGTCGAGCTCGGCAAGGCCAATGGCTTCCGCAACGCGCAGGCCTCGGTCCTCGCGCCCACCGGCACCATCGGCTTCATGATGGACTGCGACACCACCGGCATCGAGCCCGACTTCTCGCTGGTCAAGTTCAAGAAGCTGGTCGGCGGCGGCTCGATGCAGATCGTCAACCAGACCATCCCGCGTGCCCTGCGCAAGATGGGCTACCAGCCCGAGCAGGTCGAGGCGATCGTCGCCTTCATCGGCGAGAACGGCCACGTCATCGACGCTCCCGGCCTGCGCCAGGAGCACTACGAGGTCTTCGACACCGCGATGGGCGCCCGGTCGCTCAAGCCGATGGGCCACGTGCGGATGATGGCGGCCTGCCAGCCGTTCCTGTCCGGCGCGATCTCCAAGACGGTCAACCTGCCCGAGAGCGCCACGGTCGCCGAGATCGAGGACGTCTACCTGCAGTCGTGGAAGCTCGGCCTCAAGGCCACTGCGGTCTACCGCGACAACTGCAAGGTCGGCCAGCCCCTCTCCGACGGTGGCGGCACCGCCAAGAAGGACGCCGCCGACGCCGCCGAGGCTGCTGCTGCCGTCGAGACCAAGGTCATCGAGAAGGTCGTCTACGCCCCGACCCGCAAGCGCCTGCCCAAGTCGCGCGCCTCGCGGACCACGTCGTTCACCGTCGGCGGTGCCGAGGGCTACATGACCTCGGGTGCCCACGACGACGGCCAGCTCGGCGAGGTCTTCCTCAAGCTCGGCAAGCAGGGCTCCACCCTGGCCGGCGTGATGGACGCCTTCTCGATCGCGGTCTCCATCGGCCTGCAGTACGGCGTCCCCCTCGAGACCTACGTCTCGAAGTTCACCAACCTGCGCTTCGAGCCGGCCGGCCTCACCGACGACCCCGACGTCCGGATGGCCCAGTCCCTCATGGACTACGTCTTCCGCCGGCTGGCGCTGGACTACCTCGACTTCGACGCCCGCTCCATGCTCGGCATCTACTCGGCCAGCGAGCGCCAGCGTCACCTCGAGACCGGCTCCTACGACCTCCCGCCCGAGGAGACCGGCAACGCCTCGGAGCTCATCGAGTCCGGCGTCACGCTGGTCGAGTCGACCTCGGTGGCCGACCCGGCCGAGACCGACGAGGTCGTCGAGACCAAGGACACCCACGGCGCCGAGCAGCGCGAGATCCCGGCGCAGGTCCACCAGGGCAAGGCCCACACCTCCGCCGAGCTCCTCGAGCAGCTCACCGGCACCGCCGTCGACTCCCCGCTCTGCATGACCTGCGGCACCAAGATGCGCCCCGCCGGCTCCTGCTACGTGTGCGAGGGCTGCGGCTCGACCAGCGGTTGCAGCTGA
- the nrdR gene encoding transcriptional regulator NrdR produces MHCPYCRGTDTKVLDSRVADDGGSIRRRRSCSSCEKRFTTVELMQLSVLKRSGATEPFTRDKAVAGVRKACKGRPVTDAQLACLGQDVEDALRLTGAAEVPAHEVGLAILGPLRALDEVAYLRFASVYRAFESADDFIKEIASMHAEELPPLAQPTG; encoded by the coding sequence ATGCACTGTCCCTACTGCCGCGGCACCGACACCAAGGTCCTCGACTCCCGTGTCGCCGACGACGGTGGCTCGATCCGCCGTCGTCGCTCGTGCTCGTCGTGCGAGAAGCGGTTCACCACCGTCGAGCTGATGCAGCTCAGCGTGCTCAAGCGCTCCGGCGCGACCGAGCCCTTCACCCGTGACAAGGCCGTCGCCGGGGTCCGCAAGGCCTGCAAGGGCCGCCCGGTCACCGACGCGCAGCTCGCCTGCCTGGGGCAGGACGTCGAGGACGCCCTGCGCCTGACCGGGGCCGCCGAGGTCCCGGCCCACGAGGTGGGCCTGGCCATCCTGGGCCCGCTGCGGGCCCTCGACGAGGTCGCCTACCTGCGGTTCGCCAGCGTCTACCGCGCCTTCGAGTCGGCCGACGACTTCATCAAGGAGATCGCGTCGATGCACGCCGAGGAGCTCCCGCCCCTCGCCCAGCCCACGGGCTGA
- a CDS encoding LysM peptidoglycan-binding domain-containing protein: MSTTSVTVRPVAGPVAGPVYRLTRRGRLVVLVLAFLVLAAIGVMFAGGSMATSEPEATETVVVEPGQTLWDIAAAASDGRDVRDMVTHLVDLNDLDSVVLDAGQSLAVPVD, translated from the coding sequence ATGAGCACCACGTCCGTCACCGTCCGTCCCGTTGCTGGGCCCGTCGCTGGGCCCGTCTACCGGCTGACCCGTCGCGGACGCCTCGTGGTGCTCGTTCTGGCCTTCCTCGTCCTCGCGGCGATCGGCGTCATGTTCGCCGGCGGATCGATGGCCACCAGTGAGCCCGAGGCCACCGAGACGGTGGTTGTCGAGCCCGGCCAGACCCTGTGGGATATCGCCGCGGCCGCCTCCGACGGTCGCGACGTGCGTGACATGGTCACCCACCTCGTCGATCTCAACGACCTCGACTCGGTCGTCCTCGATGCCGGTCAGAGCCTCGCGGTGCCGGTCGACTGA
- a CDS encoding SDR family oxidoreductase, whose amino-acid sequence MASAPSPTSSPPPGSAPTSAPTSAVVTGAARGIGRAIAVRLVAAGHRVVITDVDAEAVAATATRIGATGVAQDVRDPASHRAVASVATGLAPLGVWVNNAGVGFDGDLAALSDEQVRGLVDVNLLGTLWGMRAALDAFGPVGAPSGALVNVASLSGLGPVPGLSVYAATKAAVVSITTSVALEAPAGLGVHAVLPDGVATQMVEDMSDGTGKRLVSSGGRLLTVEEIAEVVLGLIGSRRVLRTVPAWRGAAMRVSMLAPSLASAGIAVFERQGGRVLRRQ is encoded by the coding sequence ATGGCCTCCGCCCCCTCACCGACGTCCTCGCCCCCGCCTGGGTCCGCTCCCACGTCCGCTCCCACGTCCGCCGTCGTCACCGGCGCGGCCCGCGGCATCGGCCGCGCGATCGCCGTGCGCCTGGTCGCCGCCGGGCACCGGGTCGTGATCACCGACGTCGATGCCGAGGCGGTCGCCGCGACGGCCACCCGGATCGGCGCGACCGGGGTGGCCCAGGACGTGCGCGACCCGGCCTCGCACCGGGCGGTCGCCTCGGTCGCGACGGGGTTGGCGCCCCTGGGCGTGTGGGTGAACAACGCCGGCGTCGGCTTCGACGGCGACCTGGCGGCGCTGAGCGACGAGCAGGTGCGCGGGCTGGTCGACGTCAACCTGCTCGGGACGCTGTGGGGGATGCGCGCCGCCCTGGACGCGTTCGGTCCGGTCGGGGCGCCCTCGGGTGCGCTGGTCAACGTGGCCTCGTTGTCGGGGCTCGGCCCGGTGCCCGGGCTGTCGGTGTACGCCGCCACGAAGGCCGCCGTCGTGTCCATCACGACCTCCGTCGCCCTCGAGGCGCCGGCCGGGCTGGGCGTGCATGCGGTGCTGCCCGACGGGGTCGCGACGCAGATGGTCGAGGACATGTCCGACGGCACCGGCAAGCGCCTGGTCAGCTCCGGCGGCCGTCTGCTGACGGTCGAGGAGATCGCCGAGGTGGTGCTCGGCCTGATCGGGTCGCGGCGGGTGCTGCGCACGGTGCCCGCCTGGCGTGGAGCGGCGATGCGCGTCTCGATGCTGGCGCCCTCGCTGGCCTCGGCCGGGATCGCCGTGTTCGAGCGACAGGGCGGTCGGGTCCTGCGTCGGCAGTAG